Part of the Rhodohalobacter sp. 614A genome is shown below.
GAAGCCAGCTGATTTCCAAGAGTAAAAAGGGAATAAATGGTATAGGGAGTTTGATTTTCATACTGCCGCGCGAAAACAAAAGCCCGCTGATATTCATCCGTTTCCATTAAGAGCCAAATTAAAAGCTGGTATAAAGGCGAATACGCTCGGTGTCCCGTATCCAGATCCATCAATTGGTCTTCAAGTTCAAAAGCGGCAACTTCATACAATGTTTCATCCCGCATTCTTAAAAAACGTTGTTGAACAATGCTCATTTGGTCCGGCGATATAATAATCAGCCGAAAATATTCGCGAACGGATTCTTCAAAGCGTCCGGCTTGCATATATGTATTTGCCAATTCATTAAGGAAAAGAGTATCGTCACCGAGATCTTTTCGTGCTTCTTTGAATAAGTCGATTGCCGCATCGAATTCCTGGCGGCTGGCGATCGAATTTCCAACGGCAAAATACGCCTGATGATTTCCGGGATTTTGATCAATAACACGCTGCCAGGTTTTCAGAGCTTCATCGCGATTACCTTTCAGGTGGAGAATTTCTGCCAGCTTGATGGATGCCTGTAGCCGAAAACGATTATCATTAGCCTGGCTTCGCGCAACGGCTTCCGCTTCATTAAATTTTTTCAGGTTGATGAGGCATTGTGTATATCGGTCAAAATAAACGAAGGAACGGGGATTTTCTTCATACAAGCTTTGTATGATAGGAAGTGCCTCCTCATACTCCTGCTGCTGCATAAGGATATTTACCGTTTGATAATCTTCAATCTGCCCAAATACTTGCGGGGAAAACAAGAGCAAAATGGCGGGAAGTAAAATTAGTTTTTTAAGATTCATCAGGTGCGAAAAAGAGTTCCTTGTGTATATCTGGCATTTTATTTCTGAGATTCACATAAAAGCGATGCAGTGGAAAACCAACCACATTATAATAATCGCCATCAATTCTTTCGACAAAAAGTGATCCAAGATCATCCTGGATTCCATACGAACCGGCTTTATCAAATGGCTGGCCAAACTGAACATACTGGTTTATTTCCTGTTCAGATAACGCAGAAAACGTGACTTTTGTTCTCTCGGAAAATGAAATGAACGAAGTAAACTCACTTGCGGAATTTGTGAGGCCGGCGTAGACTCCGCTAAAAACATCGTGTGTATGACCGCTTAATCGTCTTAGAAATTCTTTCGCCTGATTTTCATCAGCAGGTTTTCCAAGAATTTCATTGTCTAAACAGACAATGGTATCTGCCGCAATGATAAACCGTTCAGGTTGATGGACTGCGACATCTTCTGCTTTATGCCTGGCCAGTGTTTCAACAACTGTGTCGGGTTTGGTTTCATCCTCAATGATTTCATCAATCGAAGACGGCATGACCTCAAACCGAATGCCAACCTGTTCTAATAACCGCGCTCTTCGGGGGCTGGCGGATGCCAAAACAACTTTCATAAATTTTGTATACTACTTCGAGTTCCGTTTTTTCAGTTTCAGATAATTAGATAACTTAATCAATCGAACTTACAAAACAGAAACCGTTTAAAAAGCACTCATGTCAGCAAAAAAAAGAAATACCAAAGAAGAAAAATCCATGCTCTTTACTCCGCTTAATTATAAGTTGATGGGATTGGGTTTGTTGCTGCTCATTATTGGATTTACAGCCATGAGAATTGAAAATGAAGTGCATGGTTTTATCTCTCTATACATTTCACCGGTTGTTATTATTGCGGGCTACGCCGTAGTTGTGTATGCTATTTTGAAGAGAGATCACAAAGTTGAAAATCCATCCGCATCCACTCACAGTTCATCTTAGAACCATTGTATCGGCTCATCAACTATTTATTTGG
Proteins encoded:
- a CDS encoding Maf family protein, with the protein product MKVVLASASPRRARLLEQVGIRFEVMPSSIDEIIEDETKPDTVVETLARHKAEDVAVHQPERFIIAADTIVCLDNEILGKPADENQAKEFLRRLSGHTHDVFSGVYAGLTNSASEFTSFISFSERTKVTFSALSEQEINQYVQFGQPFDKAGSYGIQDDLGSLFVERIDGDYYNVVGFPLHRFYVNLRNKMPDIHKELFFAPDES
- a CDS encoding DUF3098 domain-containing protein, translated to MSAKKRNTKEEKSMLFTPLNYKLMGLGLLLLIIGFTAMRIENEVHGFISLYISPVVIIAGYAVVVYAILKRDHKVENPSASTHSSS